From the Sphingobacteruim zhuxiongii genome, the window GTTGGCGTTGATTTCTTCGGAATGGGTGAGCATCACCGGGCAGATTATGCGGTTGCATCACCAGAAATTATATTGGCAGCAGCGGCTACGGTTACAAAAAATATTAAGTTAGGTAGTGCTGTATCGGTATTAAGTTCTGCGGATCCGGTAAAATTATATCAAGATTTTGCAACAGTTGATTTGCTGTCGAACGGGCGCGCTGAAATTATGGCGGGTAGAGGGTCGTTTATTGAGTCATTCCCATTATTTGGTTTTGATTTGAAGGACTATAGTTCACTGTTCGAAGAAAAATTGAATCTGTTAATGCGGTTGAATAATTCAGAAACAGTAACATGGACTGGAAAACATCGTCCAAGTTTGATTAATCAGTCGATTTATCCACGTCCAACCAATGGTAAAATGCCGATTTGGGTCGCAGTGGGTGGAACTACGGAGTCGGTTATCCGTGCAGGGAAATTAGGTCTTCCAGTTATGTTTGCAATTATTGGGGGTTCTCCTATTAATTTTAAGCCATTATTTGAAGTTTATGAGCAAGCGTTTGTAGACTCAGGTCATAATCTTGAAGATATGCAAGTTGGAGTTCATATGCATTCCTTCTTTGGGGAGGATTCTCAAGAAATTTCCAATTGGTACTATCCATTTTATGCTTCGCAAATGGATCGCATAGGAGCATCTCGTGGTTGGCCGACCTACCAGCGTACGCAATATGACTATGGACGTTCAAGACATGGGCATTTAATTGTTGGGGATGTCAATGAATCGGTTGATAAGATTTTGCAAATGCAAGAAACTTTTGGTTTGACTCGATTTTCAGCACATATGGATGTCGGTAGTCCCGATCATAGTAAGATGATGAAAGCGATTGAGCTTTATGGTACTCAGATTATGCCGAAAGTAAAGGCCGCAACAGCATAGCGCTTCTTTCGGATAATTGAGCTTTTGGAGTAGAAAACTTCAAATGTATTCGAATAATATATTAGTTAGATTATCTCTATTTCAACGGGGAAGAATATTGTAAGATTGTTCTTCCCCATTTTTTTTACATAGAATTGTGGAATATTAGCAATTAATGCATCCTCTTAGAAATTCTATTATGAAAAGATTCAATTTATTAGTTATAGGGACCGCACTGTTTTTTAATTCTTGCAGTCAGTCTGATAAAATGGAAAGTACTGCAGACGCTGCGGTAGCGGAGGTGGGCGCTGAATATTTAGACAGTCCTAGTCCAGTAATGGCGAGTAAAGCCGTCGAAGGAAGTGCTGCTGATGTGGTGACAATGCAGACTCCCGAGGCAATTAATCCTGTAGTGAATAAAAAAATAGTTCGTACAGGAAATATTTCTATTGAATCGAAGGACGTTAAGGCGAGTAAAAAGACTTTAGATGGGCTTTTAAAAAATGTACAAGGTTATTATGAGAACGAAACAGTAAATAACGCTAGAGCGTATACTTCATTCGACCTAGTCGTTCGAATTCCGTCAAATAAGTTGGATGCACTATTGGCGAATCTTGAAAATGGTACAGATAAAATAACCGAAAAGAATTTAAGAGCTGAAGATGTCTCTGCACAGTATTATGATACGGAGTCAAGATTAAAAAGCAAACGTGCTTATTTGGAGCGTTATCAGCAAATGGTGTCTTCAGCAAAATCAGTGAAAGACTTGTTGGAAATACAAGAGCAGATCCGAATGTTACAAGAAGAAATAGATGCAAGTGAGGGTGTTCTGAGAAGCTTGAGTGGGCAGGTAAATTACAGTACATTGACGATTCATCTTTTCGAAGAGAATGCGAATTTACCAATGGGAAGTAATTCATTTTGGACGCGTGTGAAAGACTCATTTGCGTTTGGTTGGGATTTAATCGAAAACTTAACGATTGGAATAATAGGTTTATGGCCGCTACTCATTGTCGCAGTACTTGTTATTTATGTGATTCGTTCTATTCGTAGAAGAAAGAGATCCAATAAAATGGATAATAATTTACACGGATAGATTGTGTAGTCGTTTATTCGGAACGGCCTCAATTTGCAGGTGTTAGTATGGTAGTTAGTTTAATATATTTGTTCAAATAGTGAAGGGCCCATTTACGTGTAGATGGGCCTTTGTTCTTGTTCTCCAAGCTATTCCAATCAAAATTACCTTGAGCTGATAAAAAATAACTTATCTTTGCGCTGTGGAAAATGCAACAAAATTAGTAGACATTAGGAGTTTGAGCTTAGATCAAATAAAAACTGCTTTAGTAGAAGCCGGTGAACAAGGGTTTCGTGCAAAGCAGATTTATGAATGGTTATGGCAAAAATCAGCTACTGATTTTGATCAGATGAGTAATTTAAGCAAGTCGCTACGTGAGAATCTTAAATCACGTTTTTCCATTAATGCGGTACAAGTACGTCAATCCCAAATATCTTCTGATCGAACTATCAAAAGTAGCTTTACACTTTATGATGGCAATGTTATTGAGGGAGTTTTAATTCCTGCAGAGGACCGCATGACCGCTTGTGTAAGCTCCCAAGTTGGCTGTAGCTTGACATGTAAATTCTGTGCGACTGGCTATATGGATAGAAAGCGTAATTTGAATGCTGACGAGATTTATGATCAAGTTGTATTAATCAGCAAGCAAGCCGAAGAGCAATATGGACATCCGCTTACTAATATTGTTTATATGGGTATGGGTGAACCTTTGTTGAATTATAGCAATATGATGAAATCGGTTGATAGAATTACATCAGCAGATGGATTGAATATGGCGGCAAAACGGATCACCGTATCGACAGCTGGGATTGCAAAGATGATTAAGAAACTTGGTGATGATCAAGTTCGTTTCAATCTTGCGCTATCACTACATGCTGCTAATGATACTAAACGTAATGAAATCATGCCAATTAATGAGCAAAACTCATTAAAGGCGCTCGCTGAAGCATTAAAGTATTTCTACGCAAAAACAAAAAGTCCAATAACATTTGAATATATCGTTTTTGATAATTTCAACGACGAATTAGAGGATGCTAGAGAACTTGCAAGGTTCTGCAAGCATGTGCCTTGTAAAGTTAATATCATTGAATATAATCCGATATCATTGGCAGATTTTGTTAATGCTGAAGCGGATAAGATTGAGCAGTTTGCAAGTTATCTACGAAGTCAAGGTATCACAACGAATGTACGTCGAAGTAGAGGAAAGGATATTGACGCTGCTTGTGGTCAATTAGCAATCAAAGAAAAAGAGTCAGATAAGGTTGAAGCTTAAAATTAACTATTAGGTAAATTTTACTTGATGTTATTTTGCTAGTTTTCGGCATGAAAATGCTAAAAAAATATGCAAAGGCTGTACTGGATTTATTTTTCCCACCTTTATGCGCCGGCTGTGCAAGAGTTCTATTTCTCCAAGAACGATTTATTTGTACGAAATGTTTGTATCATCTTCCATATACCGATGATCATTTAATCCCAAACAACGAAAGCTATATTTTAATGCGAGGTAAGCTCAAGGTTGAGCGCGCAGTTGCTATGCTTCGTTTCAGACCATCATCGCGCGTCGAACACATTATTTACCAATTAAAATATGCAAACAAAGCACAACTTGGCTATTTCCTGGGGCAAATGTATGGAACACTCTTGATTGAGAGAAGCTATTATAAAGACGTAGATTATTTAATCCCAATTCCCTTACACCCGCTACGTTTCGCAAAAAAAGAGGATATAATCAGAGTGCTTGTTTTGGAAAAGGACTATCAGAGCGTTTGTGTAAGCCTTTATTGGAGAATGTATTACGTCGAGTAAAAAATAATCCTACACAGACAAAGAAGGATTCCACCGATCGAGTCGACTCAGTCGATCAAATCTTTTATTGTTCCAAAACAATCAATCTCAATGGAAAACATATTTTATTGCTTGATGATGTTTTGACGACAGGATCTACCTTAGCATCAGCTGGGGTTGCTATATTAAAAGCGTTCCCCCACTGTAAAATCTCGATA encodes:
- a CDS encoding LLM class flavin-dependent oxidoreductase, which gives rise to MELGIGMFGDLQINPQTGEIQNTQVRLKEIIEEIKLMDEVGVDFFGMGEHHRADYAVASPEIILAAAATVTKNIKLGSAVSVLSSADPVKLYQDFATVDLLSNGRAEIMAGRGSFIESFPLFGFDLKDYSSLFEEKLNLLMRLNNSETVTWTGKHRPSLINQSIYPRPTNGKMPIWVAVGGTTESVIRAGKLGLPVMFAIIGGSPINFKPLFEVYEQAFVDSGHNLEDMQVGVHMHSFFGEDSQEISNWYYPFYASQMDRIGASRGWPTYQRTQYDYGRSRHGHLIVGDVNESVDKILQMQETFGLTRFSAHMDVGSPDHSKMMKAIELYGTQIMPKVKAATA
- a CDS encoding DUF4349 domain-containing protein, which codes for MKRFNLLVIGTALFFNSCSQSDKMESTADAAVAEVGAEYLDSPSPVMASKAVEGSAADVVTMQTPEAINPVVNKKIVRTGNISIESKDVKASKKTLDGLLKNVQGYYENETVNNARAYTSFDLVVRIPSNKLDALLANLENGTDKITEKNLRAEDVSAQYYDTESRLKSKRAYLERYQQMVSSAKSVKDLLEIQEQIRMLQEEIDASEGVLRSLSGQVNYSTLTIHLFEENANLPMGSNSFWTRVKDSFAFGWDLIENLTIGIIGLWPLLIVAVLVIYVIRSIRRRKRSNKMDNNLHG
- the rlmN gene encoding 23S rRNA (adenine(2503)-C(2))-methyltransferase RlmN produces the protein MENATKLVDIRSLSLDQIKTALVEAGEQGFRAKQIYEWLWQKSATDFDQMSNLSKSLRENLKSRFSINAVQVRQSQISSDRTIKSSFTLYDGNVIEGVLIPAEDRMTACVSSQVGCSLTCKFCATGYMDRKRNLNADEIYDQVVLISKQAEEQYGHPLTNIVYMGMGEPLLNYSNMMKSVDRITSADGLNMAAKRITVSTAGIAKMIKKLGDDQVRFNLALSLHAANDTKRNEIMPINEQNSLKALAEALKYFYAKTKSPITFEYIVFDNFNDELEDARELARFCKHVPCKVNIIEYNPISLADFVNAEADKIEQFASYLRSQGITTNVRRSRGKDIDAACGQLAIKEKESDKVEA
- a CDS encoding ComF family protein, which codes for MKMLKKYAKAVLDLFFPPLCAGCARVLFLQERFICTKCLYHLPYTDDHLIPNNESYILMRGKLKVERAVAMLRFRPSSRVEHIIYQLKYANKAQLGYFLGQMYGTLLIERSYYKDVDYLIPIPLHPLRFAKKEDIIRVLVLEKDYQSVCVSLYWRMYYVE
- a CDS encoding ComF family protein; the protein is MENVLRRVKNNPTQTKKDSTDRVDSVDQIFYCSKTINLNGKHILLLDDVLTTGSTLASAGVAILKAFPHCKISIAIIAKA